In the genome of Candidatus Rokuibacteriota bacterium, the window TCACGAGGCTCCCGGGGCCGCGGAATTTTTCGCTTGACCTTCCCCTATGCTGGAAGGTTTAAGCTTGCAGCTCAGGAGGGCGCTATGCGAAGTGCTGGGCTCAAGATCGGCGACCTGGCCGGGCGATGCGGAGTGAGCGCCAAGGCGATTCGGTTCTACGAAGCCGCAGGGGTCCTGCCGCCGCCGGCGCGGGGCCCGAACGGCTACCGCCTCTATGCCAGCGACGCCGTGGACATGCTCCGGTTCATCAAGCAGGCGCAGGGGCTGGGCCTCACGCTGGCCGAGATCAAAGAGATCGTGGGGATCCGGCAGGGCGGCCGGCCTCCGTGCGGGCATGTCTATCAGCTGTTGCGAGACAAGGCGGCTGAGCTGGACCGAAAGCTGAACGACCTCATGGTGCTCCGCCGCCGGATTCGCCAGAGTTTGGCGGCGTGGGGACGGCGGCCCATGAGGAACGCGGCGGTGTGCCCTCATATCGAACTATCGGAGGGCTCAAGCGGGAAGAAATCACGGAGGGTGTGACGGTGTCACAGCAGAAGCTTCAGCTCAAGATCGGCGGGATGGCCTGCTCCTTCTGCACCGAGACGATCAAGAAGGGGCTCGGCCGGATGGACGGGGTGTCAGAGGTCAACGTGAGCCTGGCCCATGAGGAGGCGCTGATCGCGTACGACCCGCAACAGGTGAGCGCCACCACGCTCGCTGACACGCTTCGGAGC includes:
- a CDS encoding heavy metal-responsive transcriptional regulator produces the protein MRSAGLKIGDLAGRCGVSAKAIRFYEAAGVLPPPARGPNGYRLYASDAVDMLRFIKQAQGLGLTLAEIKEIVGIRQGGRPPCGHVYQLLRDKAAELDRKLNDLMVLRRRIRQSLAAWGRRPMRNAAVCPHIELSEGSSGKKSRRV